One genomic window of Pirellulales bacterium includes the following:
- a CDS encoding anaerobic glycerol-3-phosphate dehydrogenase subunit C, translated as MDEQRARIQDDLRGLLAGDVRCDDLFLELYSSDASLYQIRPLGIVLPRSTEDVVATVQYAATNQIALHARGAGTGLAGDSLGPGLIVDFSRFMRRVVQTGERSVRVQPGLVLERLNDHLAPLGRMFGPDPAMSHVTTLGGVVGVDSGGSHWLRYGSARRHIESLQIVLADGSVMEVGREPISSPAVEDAPDDRKRKLVGDLVDLLRRQAPLIEKYRPRSLVNRCGYVLDGMLTEEHLELAKLLCGAEGTLALITEMTLGTVPAPKYRGVALLFFDRLEYAARAVHEIVALEPSACDLMDRRHLSLARETEPRYDLLIPPEAEALLLVEQQGDDRAEVRDRLRKIVDRVKSKRWAFDSRQTFEEEETEFYWQLARSVVPTLYRTRGTTRPLPFVEDVAVPPDVLGKFLVQVQNVFKRHQVTAPLFAHAGHGQIHLRPFLDVENPVDVRTMQALAEDLYEQVLAVGGTISGEHGDGLSRAPFVARQYGELYPVFREVKRIFDPQYILNPGKKLGDIPDSLTRNLRNAAPLEVVSGEEAAEEIDVPQTPIVALQLNWNLDQLADAAAQCNGCGACRTQKPGLRMCPIFRISPAEEASPRAKANLMRSVVTGRLDASMLVKDEFKEVADLCVNCQMCRLECPAVVDIPRLMIEAKGAYVATNGLRPTDWFLSRIDRLSSLGSMFRPLANWSLTNRGARWLMEKTLGIAQRRKLPRFAPQTFLRRARRRRLTRPTRRTGPKVLYFVDTYANYHDPQLGEALVAVLEHNAVAVYVHPRQIGSGMAMISQGALDPARKVARHNVTILAEAVRQGYQIVTTEPSAALCLTQEYPALLDDDDARTVAENATEACTFLWRLHHSGKLALNFKPVDAILGYHQPCHLRALNVGSPGENLLRLIPGLRVRRTADSCSGMAGTWGMKRENFRNSLRAGWPLIASLRDTRLQAGTTECSTCKMQMEQGTTKPTIHPLKLLAYSYGLLPDVGVLLTSPGQELIVT; from the coding sequence TGCGGCGCGTCGTGCAGACCGGCGAACGATCGGTACGCGTGCAGCCGGGGCTGGTCCTGGAACGACTGAACGATCATCTCGCGCCATTGGGACGCATGTTCGGCCCCGATCCCGCCATGAGTCATGTGACGACCCTGGGGGGCGTGGTCGGCGTCGACAGCGGCGGCAGCCATTGGTTGCGCTATGGATCGGCGCGCCGGCATATCGAAAGCCTGCAGATCGTGCTCGCCGACGGTAGCGTGATGGAAGTGGGGCGAGAGCCGATTTCGAGTCCGGCCGTCGAGGATGCTCCAGACGATCGCAAACGCAAGCTGGTAGGCGATCTGGTCGATTTGCTGCGCCGCCAGGCCCCGCTCATCGAGAAGTATCGTCCGCGCAGCCTGGTGAATCGCTGCGGCTACGTGCTCGACGGCATGCTGACCGAGGAACACCTCGAGCTGGCGAAACTATTGTGCGGCGCGGAAGGGACGCTGGCCCTGATCACCGAGATGACGTTGGGTACGGTTCCCGCGCCGAAGTATCGTGGCGTGGCCTTGTTGTTCTTCGACCGGCTCGAGTATGCGGCCCGGGCGGTCCACGAAATCGTGGCCCTGGAGCCGAGCGCCTGCGACTTGATGGATCGCCGGCATTTGAGCCTCGCGCGCGAGACCGAACCACGCTACGACCTGCTCATTCCTCCCGAGGCCGAAGCCTTGCTGCTCGTCGAGCAACAGGGAGATGATCGCGCCGAGGTGCGCGATCGGCTGCGCAAGATCGTCGATCGCGTGAAATCGAAGCGTTGGGCGTTCGATTCGCGGCAGACGTTCGAGGAGGAAGAAACCGAGTTCTATTGGCAACTGGCGCGCAGCGTGGTTCCCACGCTGTATCGCACGCGCGGCACGACGCGCCCCTTGCCCTTCGTCGAGGACGTGGCGGTGCCCCCCGACGTGCTGGGGAAATTTCTCGTGCAGGTGCAGAACGTCTTCAAGCGGCACCAGGTCACCGCGCCTCTCTTCGCGCACGCGGGGCATGGGCAGATTCACCTGCGTCCGTTTCTCGACGTCGAGAATCCCGTGGATGTGCGTACGATGCAGGCCCTGGCCGAAGACCTGTACGAGCAGGTCCTCGCCGTCGGCGGCACGATCAGCGGCGAGCACGGCGACGGGCTCAGCCGGGCCCCCTTCGTCGCGCGCCAGTACGGCGAACTGTATCCCGTCTTCCGCGAGGTGAAGCGGATCTTCGATCCGCAGTACATCCTGAACCCGGGCAAGAAGCTGGGAGACATTCCCGATTCGTTGACGCGCAATCTGCGCAACGCGGCGCCGCTCGAGGTCGTCTCGGGCGAGGAGGCCGCCGAGGAAATCGATGTTCCCCAGACGCCCATCGTGGCGCTGCAGTTGAATTGGAATCTCGACCAGTTGGCCGATGCCGCGGCGCAGTGCAACGGATGTGGCGCCTGTCGCACGCAGAAACCGGGATTGCGGATGTGCCCGATCTTTCGCATCTCCCCCGCCGAAGAGGCCTCGCCGCGTGCCAAGGCGAATCTGATGCGCTCGGTGGTCACCGGCCGGCTCGACGCCTCGATGCTCGTCAAGGACGAGTTCAAAGAGGTGGCCGACTTGTGCGTCAATTGCCAGATGTGCCGGCTCGAATGTCCGGCCGTGGTCGATATTCCGCGGCTGATGATCGAGGCCAAGGGGGCCTACGTGGCGACGAACGGTCTCCGCCCGACCGATTGGTTTCTCTCACGCATCGACCGGCTCAGCTCGCTGGGCAGCATGTTCCGGCCCTTGGCCAACTGGTCGTTGACGAACCGCGGCGCACGGTGGTTGATGGAAAAGACGCTGGGGATCGCCCAGCGGCGCAAGTTGCCGCGCTTTGCGCCCCAGACATTCTTGCGCCGCGCACGCCGTCGACGCCTCACCCGTCCCACGCGCCGCACGGGACCGAAGGTGCTCTACTTTGTCGACACGTACGCGAACTATCACGATCCGCAGCTCGGCGAGGCGCTCGTGGCGGTGCTCGAGCACAACGCGGTCGCAGTGTATGTGCATCCGCGGCAGATCGGCTCGGGCATGGCAATGATCTCACAAGGCGCGCTCGATCCCGCGCGGAAGGTGGCACGCCACAACGTGACGATCCTCGCCGAGGCCGTGCGGCAGGGTTACCAGATCGTCACCACCGAGCCATCGGCCGCGCTCTGCCTGACGCAGGAGTATCCCGCCCTGCTCGACGACGACGATGCCCGCACGGTGGCCGAGAACGCGACCGAGGCCTGCACGTTTTTGTGGCGACTGCACCATAGCGGCAAGTTGGCGCTCAACTTCAAGCCGGTCGATGCCATATTGGGCTATCACCAGCCCTGTCACCTGCGGGCTTTGAACGTGGGCAGCCCCGGCGAGAACCTGTTGCGGCTGATTCCCGGCCTGCGCGTGCGACGCACCGCCGACTCCTGCTCGGGCATGGCCGGAACGTGGGGCATGAAACGCGAGAATTTCCGCAATAGCCTGCGTGCCGGTTGGCCGTTGATTGCCAGCCTGCGCGATACCCGCTTGCAGGCGGGCACGACGGAGTGCAGCACCTGCAAGATGCAGATGGAGCAGGGCACGACCAAGCCCACGATTCATCCGCTGAAACTGTTGGCCTACTCGTACGGCCTGTTGCCCGACGTCGGAGTGCTGCTGACGTCGCCGGGCCAGGAGCTCATCGTCACATGA
- a CDS encoding MoaD/ThiS family protein: MIVRVRMFAAARQLVGAEQVEVELTEGATVADLRQALGENYPAVASLLPQSLFAIDAEYVRDDTIVAPTAEIVVIPPVSGG; this comes from the coding sequence ATGATCGTGCGGGTGAGAATGTTCGCGGCGGCGCGGCAACTCGTCGGCGCCGAGCAGGTCGAAGTCGAACTGACGGAAGGCGCCACCGTGGCCGATTTACGCCAGGCACTGGGCGAAAACTATCCTGCAGTCGCGAGTTTGTTGCCCCAGTCGTTGTTCGCTATTGATGCAGAATATGTCAGAGATGACACGATCGTGGCGCCTACGGCCGAAATTGTCGTCATTCCGCCTGTAAGCGGCGGCTGA
- a CDS encoding molybdenum cofactor biosynthesis protein MoaE — MIELTREPIDSAKLLALVTRPEAGAVVLFLGTVRELTHGRRTVALDYDAYPEMAERKLGELEAEARRRWPIVECALVHRLGHLELAEASVAVAVSTPHRVDAFEAGRWLIDTLKEVVPIWKQENWDDGSTAWVHPGTDGSVASCGERPTSLRGEP; from the coding sequence ATGATTGAGCTTACCCGCGAACCGATCGACTCGGCAAAGCTGCTGGCGCTGGTCACCCGGCCCGAGGCGGGGGCGGTCGTGCTGTTCCTGGGGACGGTGCGCGAGCTGACGCATGGCCGCCGCACGGTGGCGCTCGACTACGATGCTTATCCCGAGATGGCCGAGCGGAAGCTGGGCGAACTCGAGGCCGAGGCCCGCCGCCGCTGGCCCATCGTGGAATGCGCCCTCGTCCACCGGCTGGGTCATCTCGAGCTTGCCGAGGCGAGCGTGGCGGTCGCCGTGAGCACGCCTCACCGTGTCGACGCTTTTGAAGCGGGGCGCTGGTTGATCGATACGCTGAAAGAAGTCGTGCCGATCTGGAAGCAAGAGAATTGGGACGACGGCTCGACCGCCTGGGTACACCCTGGCACGGACGGCAGTGTGGCCTCGTGCGGCGAGCGCCCCACCTCGCTGCGAGGTGAACCATGA
- the moaA gene encoding GTP 3',8-cyclase MoaA, which translates to MNVAGPLVDSFGRVHGDLRISVTDRCNIRCFYCMPAGNVTFRPRHELLTFEEITRFVRVATRLGVRKLRLTGGEPLVRQSLAELVRMLAHVPGIEDIALTTNGILLEEQAAALKGAGLRRLNVSLDTLDPARFEQIARREGLDRVLVGIAAARRVGFEKIKLNAVAIRHLTEDDVVPLARFAREQQLELRFIEFMPLDADDAWQSEQVFAGEDLRRLLEAEFGRLVAHRSDDPSQPATDYDYADGSGRVGFINPVTQPFCSNCNRLRLTAEGQIRNCLFSTVEWDARAALRSGATEEELAELIRDCVAAKRRAHGINSDEFVRPERAMYQIGG; encoded by the coding sequence ATGAACGTCGCCGGTCCGCTCGTCGATAGCTTTGGCCGCGTGCATGGCGATCTGCGCATCAGCGTGACCGACCGCTGCAATATCCGCTGCTTCTACTGTATGCCGGCGGGCAATGTCACCTTTCGTCCCCGGCACGAATTACTCACGTTCGAGGAGATCACGCGCTTTGTGCGCGTTGCGACGCGATTGGGCGTGCGCAAGTTGCGACTGACCGGGGGCGAACCCCTCGTGCGGCAATCGCTGGCCGAACTGGTGCGCATGCTGGCTCACGTGCCTGGCATCGAGGATATCGCCCTAACGACCAATGGCATCCTGCTCGAAGAGCAGGCCGCGGCGCTCAAAGGAGCAGGTTTGCGCCGTTTGAATGTCAGCCTCGATACGCTCGATCCTGCTCGTTTCGAGCAGATCGCCCGTCGCGAAGGACTCGATCGGGTGCTGGTGGGGATCGCCGCCGCGCGCCGCGTCGGTTTCGAGAAGATCAAGTTGAACGCCGTCGCCATTCGCCATCTCACCGAAGACGATGTTGTGCCGCTTGCGCGGTTTGCGCGCGAGCAGCAGCTCGAGCTACGGTTTATCGAGTTCATGCCCCTCGATGCGGACGATGCCTGGCAGAGCGAGCAGGTGTTTGCCGGCGAGGATCTCCGCCGTTTGCTGGAGGCCGAGTTCGGCCGTCTCGTAGCACATCGGTCGGACGACCCCAGCCAGCCGGCCACCGACTATGATTACGCCGACGGGAGCGGGCGCGTCGGTTTCATCAATCCGGTGACGCAGCCCTTCTGCTCGAACTGCAATCGGCTGCGGCTGACGGCGGAAGGGCAGATTCGTAACTGCCTGTTTTCCACCGTGGAATGGGACGCCCGGGCCGCCCTACGTAGTGGCGCCACGGAAGAAGAACTGGCGGAGCTGATCCGCGATTGTGTGGCGGCGAAACGTCGCGCTCACGGGATCAACAGCGACGAATTCGTCCGCCCCGAACGGGCGATGTATCAAATTGGCGGGTAG
- a CDS encoding ABC-F family ATP-binding cassette domain-containing protein, whose product MTKHFGPEPVLAGVSCEIRPGDRVGLVGPNGAGKSTLLRIVTGQEQADSGDVELHPSASLAYLEQHPEFLPGQTLWDVARDALSVWIAMAHEAEEVAHRLAAATDDAEHRRLAQQFDRLQHELHRHDAYNLDHRIERVLDGLGFSSDSYQQPVDQLSGGQQNRLLLARLLLSGADLLLLDEPSNHLDVEATQWLEGYLAECEQAILLVSHDRYFLDRVTNRTFELYDGTVDCYTGNFSAYWRQKAERVEVERRTYERQQEFIGKTEDFIRRNLSGQKHTQAEDRKKKLERVELVAPPRMIVAPPMGFPPASRTGDVVVRVEHLSKAYDRPLFDDLSFDILRGERWGILGPNGSGKTTLLRCLVGEVKPEDGRVILGTGVKLGYFDQRLIGLDPEMEVVDAIRPHGKEFVLQQRRDLLARFGLTGDQALQKVGSLSGGERNRASLARLAAADANLLVLDEPTNHLDLWARDALERSLSAFEGSVLLVSHDRYFLNRVVDHLLVVEPHRFRVIEGNYDTYLALVRSAATSDAAAGVTGKGRDTDAPSKSKDSADGNKSATRDKSKGTKPKRKFPYRKVEDLEAEIMQHETAIEEIHASLAKPEVLRDGDKVRQLNRELDEHQAVLPNLYAHWEEATELN is encoded by the coding sequence GTGACTAAGCATTTCGGGCCGGAGCCGGTGCTGGCAGGCGTGTCGTGCGAGATCCGCCCCGGCGACCGGGTTGGGCTCGTCGGCCCCAACGGCGCCGGCAAGTCGACTCTGCTGCGCATCGTCACCGGCCAGGAACAGGCCGACAGCGGCGACGTCGAACTGCATCCCTCGGCCAGCTTGGCCTATCTCGAACAACATCCCGAGTTTCTGCCGGGGCAAACGCTGTGGGATGTGGCCCGCGACGCACTCTCGGTGTGGATCGCCATGGCACACGAGGCCGAAGAGGTGGCCCACCGACTGGCCGCCGCCACCGACGACGCAGAACATCGCCGGCTGGCGCAGCAGTTCGACCGCCTGCAGCACGAGCTGCACCGGCACGATGCCTACAATCTCGATCATCGCATCGAGCGCGTGCTCGACGGCCTGGGCTTCTCATCAGACAGCTACCAGCAGCCTGTCGATCAACTCAGCGGCGGCCAGCAGAATCGATTACTGCTGGCGCGATTGCTGCTATCGGGGGCCGATTTGTTGTTGCTCGACGAACCTTCGAACCATTTGGACGTCGAGGCGACCCAATGGCTCGAAGGCTATCTGGCCGAATGCGAGCAGGCGATTCTGCTGGTCAGCCACGATCGCTACTTCCTCGATCGCGTGACGAATCGCACGTTCGAGCTCTACGACGGCACCGTCGACTGCTACACGGGAAACTTCTCGGCCTATTGGCGGCAAAAGGCAGAGCGCGTCGAAGTCGAACGCCGCACTTACGAACGCCAACAGGAGTTTATCGGCAAGACCGAGGATTTCATTCGGCGGAACCTGTCCGGACAGAAGCACACCCAGGCTGAAGATCGCAAGAAAAAGCTCGAACGCGTCGAACTCGTCGCGCCCCCCCGCATGATCGTGGCGCCACCGATGGGTTTTCCTCCCGCCTCGCGCACGGGGGACGTCGTCGTCCGCGTCGAGCATCTGTCGAAGGCCTACGATCGCCCGTTGTTCGACGATCTCTCGTTCGACATCCTCCGCGGCGAGCGCTGGGGCATCTTGGGGCCCAACGGCTCGGGCAAGACCACCCTGCTGCGCTGCCTGGTGGGTGAAGTCAAACCAGAAGATGGACGCGTGATCTTGGGGACCGGCGTGAAGCTCGGATACTTCGACCAGCGGCTGATCGGGCTCGACCCCGAGATGGAAGTGGTCGATGCGATCCGCCCGCACGGCAAGGAATTCGTGCTGCAACAACGGCGCGACCTGCTGGCGAGATTCGGGCTGACCGGCGACCAGGCACTGCAGAAGGTAGGCAGCCTGTCGGGTGGCGAACGGAACCGCGCCTCGCTGGCGCGACTGGCGGCGGCCGATGCCAACCTGCTCGTGCTCGACGAGCCGACGAACCATTTGGATCTCTGGGCGCGCGACGCGCTGGAACGATCGTTGAGCGCGTTCGAAGGCAGCGTGCTGTTGGTGAGCCACGACCGATACTTTCTCAATCGGGTCGTCGACCATCTGCTGGTGGTCGAGCCGCACCGTTTCCGCGTGATCGAAGGCAACTACGATACGTATCTCGCGCTGGTCCGTTCGGCAGCGACGAGCGATGCTGCTGCCGGTGTCACAGGCAAGGGGCGCGACACCGACGCGCCGAGCAAGTCAAAGGACTCCGCCGACGGCAACAAGAGCGCCACGCGCGACAAGTCGAAGGGGACGAAGCCGAAGCGCAAGTTTCCCTACCGCAAGGTCGAGGATCTAGAAGCTGAAATCATGCAACACGAGACGGCGATCGAAGAGATCCACGCCTCGCTCGCCAAGCCGGAAGTGTTGCGCGACGGCGACAAGGTCCGCCAACTCAACCGCGAACTGGACGAGCACCAGGCAGTGCTGCCGAATCTTTACGCCCACTGGGAAGAAGCGACCGAGTTGAACTGA
- a CDS encoding cupin domain-containing protein produces the protein MSQAASSQKPHEESIPSFRYAMEDQEGRVSAAGSAKEANVDEFPISEGIAAVSMRLEPGSIRELHWHAIAAEWAYMLSGHCRVTVYSGDGTGEVADFGPGDVWYFPRGYPHSIQALSDGCHFLLIFDDGHFSEFGTFSLTDWVGHTPAEVLAKNFGVPEATFARFPREEVYIVPGTPPGPLPIDPPRGSLRSGPLTHKFSLEAQAPRRFAGGEMRIVSSAEFPISTTMTGATMTIKPGAIRALHWHPHAAEWQYVVAGSARVTVFASHGHARTEELGVGDIAYIPQGFGHYIENSSQEDLQLVIAFNSGRYESIELADWLASNPSDLVAANFGVPQEVVDRLSLDGGAIR, from the coding sequence ATGTCGCAGGCCGCATCGTCCCAGAAACCGCACGAAGAATCGATCCCCTCGTTCCGCTACGCGATGGAGGATCAGGAAGGTCGCGTCAGCGCGGCGGGCTCGGCCAAAGAGGCCAACGTCGACGAGTTTCCCATCTCCGAGGGGATCGCCGCGGTTTCGATGCGCCTGGAGCCCGGCAGCATTCGCGAGCTGCACTGGCACGCGATTGCCGCCGAATGGGCCTATATGCTCTCCGGTCATTGCCGGGTCACGGTCTACTCGGGCGACGGCACGGGCGAAGTGGCCGATTTCGGGCCGGGAGATGTGTGGTACTTTCCACGCGGGTATCCCCACTCGATCCAGGCCCTGTCCGACGGCTGCCACTTTCTGCTGATCTTCGACGATGGGCATTTTTCGGAGTTCGGCACGTTCAGCCTGACCGATTGGGTGGGGCATACGCCGGCCGAGGTGCTGGCGAAGAATTTTGGCGTGCCAGAGGCGACCTTCGCCAGGTTCCCCCGCGAGGAAGTCTATATCGTGCCGGGCACTCCACCGGGACCACTGCCAATTGATCCGCCGCGCGGCTCGCTACGGAGCGGTCCTCTGACGCACAAGTTCTCGCTCGAAGCACAAGCGCCGCGTCGCTTTGCCGGGGGCGAGATGCGCATCGTATCGTCGGCCGAGTTCCCCATCTCGACAACGATGACCGGCGCAACGATGACGATCAAACCAGGCGCGATCCGTGCGCTGCACTGGCATCCCCACGCGGCCGAATGGCAATATGTCGTGGCCGGCAGTGCCCGCGTGACGGTCTTTGCCTCGCACGGTCATGCGCGCACCGAGGAGCTAGGCGTGGGAGATATCGCCTATATCCCGCAGGGATTTGGCCACTACATCGAGAACAGCAGCCAGGAAGATTTGCAACTGGTGATCGCCTTCAATAGCGGCCGCTACGAATCGATCGAGCTTGCCGATTGGCTGGCCTCGAATCCATCGGACCTCGTGGCGGCGAATTTCGGCGTGCCGCAAGAGGTTGTCGATCGCTTGAGCCTCGACGGCGGAGCCATTCGCTGA
- a CDS encoding type II toxin-antitoxin system HicB family antitoxin: MVIERTVSNFSAYVPVLLGCVASGTTLHETEQLLREAIVLHLQGLEADGLPVPQPSSVVDYVELPVGS, from the coding sequence ATCGTCATCGAGAGAACGGTTTCGAATTTCTCGGCCTATGTGCCAGTTCTGCTGGGATGTGTGGCCAGTGGGACTACGCTCCACGAAACCGAGCAGCTTCTTCGAGAAGCGATCGTCCTGCACCTGCAGGGACTCGAAGCAGATGGGCTGCCCGTACCCCAGCCATCGAGTGTCGTCGACTATGTCGAGTTGCCGGTCGGTTCGTAA
- a CDS encoding SDR family oxidoreductase, producing MSDVLSKFSLAGRVALVTAGAGPLFGSSISEALASAGATLITASRSLERNQQFADRLRRAGHDAHGFAFDLSDVTSIARLRDDILARFGRLDVLVNCALGRDGYAGGFDEQSTDDWLAAAQADMVGLFGVVKAFLPAMVDTGRGSIINVASIYGIVSNDPGIYAGTEMRQPPNYTFVKGGMLNFTRYLAAYYGCRGVRANALSPGGYFNDQPAPFVEAYNRRVPLGRMMNHDDIAGAAVFLASDASAYVNGHNLVVDGGWTAI from the coding sequence ATGTCGGACGTGCTTTCCAAGTTCTCGCTCGCGGGGCGCGTGGCGCTCGTCACCGCCGGCGCGGGCCCCCTCTTTGGCTCGAGCATCAGCGAGGCCTTGGCCTCGGCCGGCGCCACGCTGATCACGGCGTCGCGCAGCCTGGAGCGAAACCAGCAGTTCGCCGACCGCCTGCGCCGCGCCGGACACGACGCCCACGGCTTCGCGTTCGATCTCTCCGACGTGACGTCGATCGCCCGCCTGCGCGACGACATCCTCGCCAGGTTCGGCCGGCTCGACGTGCTCGTCAATTGCGCCTTGGGTCGCGACGGCTACGCCGGCGGCTTCGACGAACAGTCGACCGATGACTGGCTCGCCGCGGCACAGGCCGACATGGTCGGTCTGTTCGGCGTGGTGAAGGCCTTTCTGCCGGCGATGGTCGACACGGGTCGCGGCTCGATCATCAACGTGGCCAGTATTTATGGCATCGTCTCGAACGACCCGGGCATCTACGCGGGCACCGAGATGCGGCAGCCGCCGAATTACACCTTCGTCAAAGGGGGGATGCTCAATTTCACGCGCTACCTGGCGGCGTACTACGGATGCCGAGGGGTCCGAGCCAACGCCCTCAGCCCGGGCGGATACTTCAACGATCAGCCGGCCCCGTTCGTCGAGGCCTACAATCGCCGCGTGCCGCTGGGGCGCATGATGAACCACGACGATATCGCGGGCGCCGCGGTATTCCTGGCCTCTGACGCCTCGGCCTATGTGAATGGCCACAACCTGGTCGTCGACGGCGGCTGGACGGCGATATGA
- a CDS encoding Gfo/Idh/MocA family oxidoreductase — MAEKASVLIVGGGSIGERHARCFLATGRSTVSVCDISETIRSRLAKQYPLTATYDSLAAALAAQPTVVVVATPAHLHVSHARGALAAGSHVLIEKPLSISEQGLDELATEAASAKRCVGVAYVLRHHPGMQWLRQQLVQRQLGPPLQLVYVAGQDFPHFRPAYREIYYRDRATGGGAIQDALTHSLNAAEWLVGPTRRVAADAAHLHLEGVAVEDTVHVLSRMASERGDEVLASFSLNQHQAPNESTLSVVCRDGLLRWEMHASRCFSMRRGDAAWTVHDLPLQERDTGFISQAHSFLDAVEGKSPVMTSLAEARTTLRTALAILDAADHRRWVNVEPVA, encoded by the coding sequence ATGGCGGAGAAAGCTTCCGTGCTCATCGTCGGGGGTGGATCGATCGGCGAGCGACATGCCCGTTGCTTTCTCGCGACCGGTCGATCCACAGTCAGCGTGTGCGATATTAGCGAGACGATCCGCTCGCGTCTGGCCAAGCAATATCCCCTGACCGCTACGTACGATTCTCTCGCAGCAGCGCTTGCCGCGCAGCCCACGGTGGTCGTGGTGGCGACCCCTGCCCACCTGCACGTGTCGCACGCGCGGGGAGCGTTGGCCGCCGGCTCTCACGTGTTGATCGAAAAACCTCTCTCGATTTCAGAACAGGGACTCGACGAGTTAGCGACCGAAGCGGCGAGTGCTAAGCGTTGCGTGGGGGTCGCCTACGTGCTCCGGCACCATCCGGGAATGCAATGGTTGCGACAGCAGCTCGTACAGCGCCAGCTCGGTCCCCCCTTGCAGTTGGTATACGTGGCAGGGCAAGACTTCCCACACTTTCGCCCTGCCTATCGCGAGATCTACTACCGCGACCGTGCGACGGGGGGGGGTGCGATCCAGGATGCCCTGACTCATTCGCTGAATGCCGCCGAGTGGCTCGTCGGGCCGACACGCCGCGTGGCCGCCGACGCGGCGCACCTGCATCTCGAGGGGGTCGCGGTGGAGGACACGGTGCATGTCCTCTCGCGCATGGCTTCGGAGAGGGGCGACGAGGTCCTGGCCAGCTTCTCACTCAATCAGCATCAAGCGCCAAACGAATCCACGCTCAGCGTCGTCTGTCGCGACGGACTGCTCCGTTGGGAAATGCACGCCAGCCGCTGCTTTTCGATGCGCCGCGGTGACGCGGCCTGGACGGTCCATGATCTCCCCTTGCAGGAACGAGACACGGGCTTCATCTCCCAGGCGCATTCGTTCCTCGACGCGGTCGAGGGCAAGTCGCCGGTGATGACTTCGCTGGCCGAGGCGCGCACGACGCTGCGCACGGCACTGGCCATTCTCGACGCGGCCGATCATCGCCGCTGGGTGAATGTCGAGCCTGTGGCGTAG
- a CDS encoding YHS domain-containing protein, giving the protein MKVRLLSVALFAALIAVAQLSAIGDDKEEFSAKCVVSGAPAKEANSVAYKGKKVYFCCQNCPKAFEADPEKFANKAAAQLLATKQIVQVACPLAGKPVNPEQTVEVAGSTVAFCCGGCKGKAAKASGDDLLALVFGDLAKGFTLQTKCPISNKPIDAAVSVEHDGQKVFFCCDGCPDAFEKDPAKFTAKLPQFQEAK; this is encoded by the coding sequence ATGAAAGTTCGCCTGTTGAGCGTGGCCCTTTTTGCGGCCCTTATTGCCGTCGCTCAGCTCTCCGCTATCGGCGACGACAAGGAAGAGTTCTCGGCCAAGTGCGTCGTCTCGGGCGCCCCAGCCAAGGAAGCCAACTCGGTCGCTTACAAGGGCAAGAAGGTCTACTTCTGCTGCCAGAACTGCCCGAAGGCGTTCGAGGCCGATCCCGAGAAGTTCGCCAACAAGGCGGCGGCACAACTGCTCGCCACGAAGCAGATCGTGCAGGTCGCCTGCCCCCTAGCGGGCAAGCCGGTCAATCCCGAGCAGACGGTGGAAGTGGCCGGCTCGACGGTCGCCTTCTGCTGCGGCGGCTGCAAGGGCAAGGCGGCGAAGGCCTCGGGCGATGATCTGCTGGCGCTCGTCTTCGGCGACCTGGCCAAGGGCTTCACGCTGCAGACCAAGTGCCCCATCAGCAACAAGCCGATCGACGCGGCCGTTTCGGTCGAGCACGATGGCCAGAAGGTCTTCTTCTGCTGCGACGGCTGCCCGGACGCCTTCGAGAAGGATCCGGCCAAGTTCACGGCCAAGTTGCCGCAGTTCCAGGAAGCCAAGTAA